A window from Prochlorococcus marinus CUG1435 encodes these proteins:
- a CDS encoding 2Fe-2S iron-sulfur cluster binding domain-containing protein, with amino-acid sequence MKKTFTVTIKNKETGKVYQEQVNSDDYILKEFEKKGFKLAFSCRNGCCTSCAVKIKSGTLQQPEAMGVSQALKDKGYALLCVAKATSDLEVETTYEDEVYDLQFGQYFGRGNTRVAPPWEFEED; translated from the coding sequence TTGAAAAAGACTTTCACAGTCACGATTAAAAATAAGGAAACCGGAAAGGTCTACCAAGAGCAGGTTAATAGTGATGATTACATACTTAAGGAATTTGAAAAGAAAGGTTTCAAACTTGCATTTTCATGTAGAAATGGTTGCTGTACAAGTTGTGCAGTTAAAATTAAATCGGGTACTTTACAACAACCTGAAGCCATGGGTGTATCTCAGGCTTTAAAAGACAAAGGCTATGCACTTCTTTGTGTCGCTAAAGCAACTTCAGATCTTGAGGTAGAAACTACTTATGAAGATGAAGTTTACGATTTACAATTTGGACAATATTTTGGGAGGGGAAATACAAGAGTTGCGCCACCTTGGGAATTTGAGGAAGATTAA
- a CDS encoding ATP phosphoribosyltransferase regulatory subunit: MTDIKEIKLVDVKNNSNIINNLNSIYKLWGYEEVSPSFINTLETIKGRGVIDENQVVGIVSNNSLCLRPEMTTSIVKLSSTRLINKKRPIRLFTNGMVFDKKQNNKNSFKLQEKLQSGIELIGYDTKYPEIEVINILFDSIDNINLKDNCNLYLLVSTTKLMDLILNKYKNNNFEEIKKSLVNFDQDNLSKLGIDEDDKYILKDLLFTRGEPIEILKKLKTIYGTSKTLDNLNILFETLSKISNKYGVKLQLDPTFQPHLNLYEGIVFQLIGDNGKNKSVIAKGGRYDELVRSFNPNEKIFNGIGFTISVDILRNLIKEEKTDKKKILLMFKDSYLLEKGMNEQKAQQKKGNIAVLHLNPCDDLAKANQIMKENDCSEILWVK, encoded by the coding sequence ATGACAGATATAAAGGAAATTAAATTAGTCGATGTAAAAAATAACTCAAACATAATAAATAATTTAAATAGTATTTATAAACTATGGGGATATGAAGAGGTTTCACCCTCATTTATAAATACTTTAGAGACCATAAAAGGCCGTGGCGTTATTGACGAAAATCAAGTTGTAGGAATAGTAAGTAATAATTCATTATGTCTTAGGCCAGAAATGACAACATCAATTGTTAAATTGTCATCTACTAGATTAATAAATAAGAAAAGACCTATAAGATTATTCACCAATGGAATGGTTTTTGATAAAAAGCAAAATAATAAAAATTCATTTAAGTTACAAGAAAAATTACAAAGTGGAATTGAATTAATTGGATATGATACAAAATACCCAGAAATTGAAGTTATAAATATTTTGTTTGATTCAATCGATAATATTAATTTGAAGGATAATTGTAATTTATATCTGCTAGTAAGCACCACAAAATTAATGGACTTGATACTGAACAAATATAAGAATAATAATTTTGAAGAAATTAAGAAAAGTCTGGTTAATTTTGATCAAGATAATTTATCAAAATTAGGAATAGATGAAGATGATAAATATATTCTTAAAGATCTTTTATTCACAAGAGGCGAGCCAATTGAAATATTAAAAAAATTAAAAACTATATATGGTACTAGTAAAACATTAGATAACTTAAATATTTTATTTGAAACATTATCAAAAATATCAAATAAATATGGTGTTAAATTACAACTTGATCCCACTTTTCAACCTCACTTGAATTTATATGAAGGAATAGTTTTTCAATTAATTGGGGATAATGGTAAAAATAAAAGCGTCATCGCAAAAGGGGGAAGATATGATGAGTTAGTAAGATCATTTAATCCTAATGAGAAGATATTTAATGGGATTGGATTTACAATTTCAGTAGACATTTTAAGAAATTTAATTAAGGAAGAAAAGACAGATAAAAAAAAGATTTTATTGATGTTTAAAGATTCTTATTTGTTAGAAAAAGGTATGAATGAACAAAAAGCACAGCAGAAAAAAGGAAATATTGCTGTCTTACATTTAAATCCATGTGATGACTTAGCTAAAGCCAATCAAATTATGAAAGAAAATGATTGTAGTGAGATTTTGTGGGTTAAATAA
- a CDS encoding inositol monophosphatase, translating to MFELSEIEELANQVNFSFLYEIAKNSAQIGNDILKVNYNKIQKISSKGRKGDLVTNVDLEVENKIKEYLLEETPNISINAEESGKLTKSSDLTWCIDPLDGTTNYSHGYPFFGTSIGLVYKNKPIIGAISVPYLNELYSACIGLGSFCNDSELKVSNPSNLSDSMLVTGFSYDRFETEDNNYAEFCYLTHKTRGVRRGGAAAVDLAFVAAGKVDGYWERGLEVWDLAAGAIIVKEAGGIISDYPSGEFNLSSGRILACSPILENELKNELDKVSPFKKNLYT from the coding sequence ATGTTTGAATTAAGTGAAATAGAGGAACTTGCAAATCAAGTAAACTTCTCCTTTTTGTATGAAATAGCAAAGAATTCCGCTCAAATTGGTAATGATATTTTAAAAGTTAATTACAATAAAATACAGAAAATATCATCAAAGGGTAGAAAGGGTGATCTAGTTACCAATGTAGATTTGGAAGTTGAAAATAAAATAAAAGAATATTTATTAGAAGAGACACCAAACATATCTATAAACGCAGAAGAATCGGGTAAATTAACAAAATCTTCGGATTTAACGTGGTGTATAGACCCATTAGACGGTACTACAAATTATTCCCATGGATATCCTTTTTTTGGGACCTCTATTGGTCTTGTATATAAAAATAAGCCAATAATAGGTGCTATATCAGTACCTTATTTAAATGAACTATATTCAGCCTGTATAGGTTTAGGCTCATTCTGCAATGATAGTGAACTTAAAGTATCGAATCCCTCTAATCTTTCTGATAGTATGCTTGTAACTGGTTTCTCTTATGACAGATTTGAGACAGAGGATAATAATTATGCTGAATTTTGTTATTTAACACATAAAACTAGAGGTGTTAGAAGAGGAGGCGCGGCAGCAGTTGATCTAGCATTTGTTGCTGCAGGTAAGGTAGATGGATATTGGGAAAGAGGATTGGAGGTATGGGATCTAGCGGCCGGTGCTATTATTGTAAAAGAGGCTGGTGGTATTATTTCTGATTATCCATCAGGCGAATTTAATTTAAGTTCAGGAAGAATTTTAGCTTGTTCTCCCATCCTTGAGAATGAATTAAAAAATGAACTAGATAAGGTCTCTCCATTTAAAAAAAATCTCTATACCTAA
- the htpG gene encoding molecular chaperone HtpG, whose protein sequence is MEKGEIRINTENIFPIIKKAVYSDHEIFLRELVSNGVDAISKRRMASMAGDCENTEEAQVKITINREKNTLTISDNGIGMNDEEIKKYINQVAFSSAEEFLTKYKKDNDEFIGHFGLGFYSSFMVADRVDILTKSAIGKSKAFKWSCDGSPNFTLEESERETIGTDVVLHLLAEEKEFIEPERIKSLIKKYCDFMPIDVLLEGETINKKNPPWRKQPSELKDEDYIELYKYLYPFQGDPLLWIHLNTDYPYDIQGILYFPKLSGRADWEKGEIKLFCNQVFVSDSIKEIVPKYLLPLRGVIDSTDIPLNVSRSALQTDRKVRSISSFISKKIANKLKDLIKNSPEFYAEIWDSISAFIKIGAIEDEKFADLVNNSIIFETIINSEKDVTKDIENKSLIKSNDKYFTTLANYKERNKLNDSKKIIYCSDLIAQSSALNICLSDNKEVIKSDPLIDAQFLPWLESKNEDYQFQRVDSEINEIEDKESKEIVDKDGKSNTDNLRDTIIKALNNEKVTVKVQSLSSKDAPPAMILLPEQMRRINDMGAYMEQKMPGLPEYHVLLINKEHPLIVGLNKITGNKIIIDKKDPIENQLASKIANHVYDMAKLSVGGLDQEQIINLQNNNAELISELLNSTN, encoded by the coding sequence ATGGAAAAAGGCGAAATTCGTATAAATACCGAAAATATTTTCCCAATTATCAAGAAGGCAGTATATTCTGACCACGAAATCTTTTTAAGAGAACTTGTTAGTAATGGTGTTGACGCAATTAGTAAAAGAAGAATGGCCTCTATGGCAGGTGATTGCGAGAATACTGAGGAGGCTCAAGTAAAAATAACAATTAACCGTGAAAAAAATACGTTAACAATCTCCGATAATGGAATTGGAATGAATGATGAAGAAATTAAGAAGTACATAAATCAAGTTGCATTTTCTAGTGCTGAAGAATTCCTAACAAAATATAAAAAAGATAATGATGAATTCATAGGTCATTTTGGACTAGGTTTTTATTCAAGTTTCATGGTGGCAGATAGAGTTGATATATTAACTAAGTCGGCAATTGGGAAATCAAAAGCTTTCAAATGGTCTTGTGATGGATCTCCAAATTTCACGTTAGAGGAATCGGAAAGAGAGACCATTGGTACAGATGTTGTTCTTCACCTGCTTGCAGAAGAAAAAGAATTTATCGAGCCTGAAAGGATTAAATCACTAATAAAAAAATATTGTGATTTTATGCCAATAGATGTCTTATTAGAAGGAGAGACAATTAATAAGAAAAATCCTCCTTGGAGAAAACAACCTAGTGAATTAAAAGATGAAGATTATATTGAGTTATATAAATACCTTTATCCTTTCCAGGGAGATCCACTGTTATGGATTCATTTAAATACAGATTATCCATATGACATTCAAGGGATATTGTATTTTCCAAAGTTGTCAGGTAGAGCTGATTGGGAAAAGGGAGAAATAAAACTATTTTGTAATCAAGTATTCGTAAGCGATTCAATTAAGGAGATAGTACCAAAATACCTTTTACCTCTAAGAGGAGTTATTGACTCCACAGATATTCCGCTAAATGTTAGTAGAAGTGCATTACAAACTGATAGAAAAGTAAGATCTATATCTTCATTTATCTCAAAGAAAATCGCTAATAAACTGAAGGATTTGATAAAAAATTCTCCAGAATTCTATGCAGAAATATGGGATTCAATCTCTGCTTTTATAAAAATAGGTGCTATCGAAGATGAAAAATTTGCTGATTTAGTCAATAACAGTATAATTTTCGAAACAATAATAAATTCAGAGAAAGACGTAACTAAAGATATTGAAAATAAATCTCTCATCAAGTCCAATGATAAATATTTCACAACTCTCGCAAATTACAAAGAGCGAAATAAATTAAATGATTCTAAAAAAATAATTTACTGTTCAGATTTGATTGCTCAATCTAGTGCATTAAATATCTGTTTATCTGATAATAAAGAAGTTATTAAATCAGATCCCTTAATTGACGCACAATTTCTTCCATGGTTGGAAAGTAAAAATGAAGATTATCAATTCCAAAGAGTAGATTCAGAAATAAATGAAATAGAAGATAAAGAATCTAAAGAAATTGTGGATAAGGATGGTAAATCAAATACAGATAATCTTAGAGATACTATAATCAAGGCCCTTAACAATGAGAAAGTAACAGTTAAAGTGCAGTCTCTTTCTAGTAAAGATGCTCCACCAGCGATGATCTTGCTTCCAGAACAAATGAGAAGAATTAATGATATGGGAGCTTACATGGAACAAAAGATGCCAGGCTTACCTGAATATCATGTGCTCTTAATTAACAAAGAACATCCTCTTATTGTTGGTCTTAATAAAATTACAGGCAACAAAATAATTATTGATAAAAAAGATCCTATTGAAAATCAATTGGCATCTAAAATTGCTAATCATGTTTACGATATGGCTAAACTTTCCGTTGGCGGATTAGATCAAGAACAGATAATTAATCTACAAAATAATAATGCCGAATTAATTTCTGAATTACTTAATTCAACAAATTGA
- the dnaK gene encoding molecular chaperone DnaK: MGQIVGIDLGTTNSVVGVIEAGRPIVIANSEGSRTTPSIVGFTKDKEIVIGDQARRQLVLNPKNTFYNLKRFIGSDWDELDENSISVPYNVKANNTGSVRVLSPNTEREYAPEELVSSLIRKLINDAETYLGDTVDSAVITVPAYFNESQRQATKDSAILAGIKVDRILNEPTAAALAYGFEKSSSNNVLVFDLGGGTFDVSLLKISNGVFDVKATCGDTQLGGNNFDSKIVDWLAEKFLAKHNIDLRRDRQALQRLTEAAEKAKCELSGLSKTKISLPFITTNKEGPLHIEDTLDRKIFESLSQDLLDRLLEPVQIALDDSGWNAEDIDEVVLVGGSTRIPMVQQLVKTLVPNDPCQSVNPDEVVAIGAAIQSGIISGDLQDLLLNDVTPLSLGLETIGGLMKVLIPRNTPIPVRQSDVFSTSEANQSSVVVQVRQGERPLASENKSLGKFRLSGIPPAPRGIPQVQVAFDIDANGLLEVSATDRTTGRKQAVTISGGSNLNEQEINSIIEEAKSKANEDRKKRSVIDRKNSALTLIAQAERRLRDASLEFGPYGAERQQRAVELAIQDVEEFIDDDDPQELEISVSALQEALFGLNRKFAAERKTDNNPLQGIKNTFGSLKDELFSDDYWDDDPWDNQMNRNYRNSRYGNSRDDDPWDNDYFL, encoded by the coding sequence ATGGGGCAAATAGTTGGAATTGATTTAGGTACTACTAACTCTGTTGTCGGAGTTATAGAAGCTGGTCGTCCAATTGTTATTGCTAATTCAGAAGGGTCTAGAACTACACCTTCTATAGTTGGATTTACAAAAGACAAAGAAATAGTAATAGGAGATCAAGCAAGAAGACAACTTGTTCTAAATCCTAAGAATACCTTTTATAACCTAAAAAGATTTATTGGTAGTGACTGGGATGAATTAGATGAGAATAGTATTTCTGTTCCTTACAATGTAAAGGCTAATAATACTGGAAGCGTTAGGGTTCTTAGTCCAAATACAGAAAGAGAGTATGCACCAGAAGAATTAGTTAGCTCATTAATTAGAAAATTAATTAATGATGCTGAAACATATCTTGGAGATACTGTTGACTCTGCTGTTATAACAGTACCTGCCTATTTCAATGAATCTCAAAGGCAAGCTACTAAGGATTCTGCAATATTGGCTGGTATAAAAGTAGATAGAATCCTAAATGAACCTACAGCAGCAGCTTTAGCTTATGGTTTTGAAAAAAGTTCTTCTAATAATGTTTTGGTTTTTGATTTAGGGGGAGGAACATTTGACGTCTCATTATTAAAAATTTCAAATGGTGTATTTGATGTTAAAGCTACATGTGGAGATACCCAACTAGGTGGAAACAATTTTGACTCAAAAATAGTAGATTGGCTTGCTGAGAAATTTCTTGCTAAGCATAATATTGATTTAAGAAGGGATAGACAAGCATTGCAGAGATTAACTGAGGCTGCTGAAAAAGCTAAATGTGAATTATCAGGATTATCAAAAACTAAAATATCATTACCCTTTATCACTACAAATAAAGAGGGGCCGTTGCATATTGAAGATACCTTAGATAGAAAAATATTTGAATCTTTATCTCAAGATCTATTAGACAGATTATTAGAGCCTGTGCAAATAGCGCTAGATGACTCTGGATGGAACGCAGAAGATATAGATGAGGTAGTTCTAGTCGGTGGCAGCACCAGAATTCCAATGGTTCAACAATTAGTAAAGACTCTCGTTCCTAATGATCCCTGTCAATCTGTTAATCCAGATGAAGTTGTTGCAATTGGTGCTGCGATACAATCTGGAATAATTAGTGGTGATTTACAAGATTTACTTCTTAATGACGTCACACCTTTATCTTTAGGTTTAGAAACAATAGGTGGTCTTATGAAGGTACTTATACCTCGAAATACTCCTATCCCAGTAAGACAATCTGATGTTTTTAGTACTTCTGAAGCTAATCAATCTTCAGTTGTTGTTCAAGTAAGACAAGGTGAAAGACCATTAGCTTCTGAAAATAAATCACTTGGTAAATTTAGGTTATCTGGAATACCACCAGCACCCAGAGGAATACCACAAGTTCAAGTAGCATTTGATATTGATGCTAATGGTCTTTTAGAAGTAAGTGCAACTGATAGAACTACTGGAAGAAAGCAAGCAGTTACAATTTCTGGAGGTTCAAATTTAAATGAACAGGAAATTAATTCAATAATTGAAGAAGCCAAATCGAAGGCTAATGAAGATAGAAAGAAGAGATCTGTCATTGATAGAAAAAATAGTGCTTTAACTCTTATTGCTCAAGCAGAAAGACGGCTTAGAGATGCTTCATTAGAATTTGGACCTTATGGCGCTGAAAGACAACAAAGGGCTGTTGAATTGGCAATTCAAGATGTTGAAGAATTCATAGATGATGATGATCCTCAAGAATTAGAAATTTCAGTAAGTGCTCTCCAAGAGGCATTATTTGGTTTAAACAGGAAATTTGCAGCAGAAAGGAAAACTGATAATAATCCTTTACAAGGTATAAAAAATACATTTGGATCATTAAAGGACGAGCTTTTTTCTGATGATTATTGGGATGATGATCCTTGGGACAATCAAATGAATAGAAATTATAGAAATTCGAGGTATGGTAATTCTAGGGATGATGATCCATGGGACAATGACTATTTCCTCTAA
- a CDS encoding peptidylprolyl isomerase → MTTALFETEVGNINIKFFSEDAPNTVKNFTKLIGDGFYDGLAFHRVIPGFMAQGGCPNTRDGASGMPGTGGPGYNIKCEINSNKHLKGSLSMAHAGKDTGGSQFFIVYEPQPHLDGVHTVFGKTDDMDIVLKLTNGSKILKATLKQ, encoded by the coding sequence ATGACAACTGCATTATTTGAGACAGAAGTTGGAAACATCAATATTAAATTTTTCTCTGAAGACGCACCTAATACAGTAAAAAACTTCACGAAGTTAATTGGAGATGGTTTTTATGATGGTCTAGCATTTCACAGAGTTATACCTGGATTTATGGCTCAGGGTGGATGTCCAAATACTCGTGATGGTGCATCTGGTATGCCTGGAACTGGAGGTCCTGGATACAATATTAAATGTGAAATCAATTCTAATAAACATCTAAAAGGTTCACTTTCTATGGCTCATGCAGGAAAGGATACAGGTGGAAGTCAGTTTTTTATAGTTTATGAACCACAGCCTCATCTCGATGGAGTTCATACTGTTTTTGGTAAGACTGATGATATGGATATAGTTCTAAAGCTTACTAATGGTTCAAAAATTCTAAAAGCAACTTTAAAACAGTAA
- a CDS encoding DnaJ domain-containing protein: protein MVILGMMIHGTMTISSKKDYLSILGLSHDFDDKELKKAFRREARKWHPDLNKNDLNAEERFKLINEAYEYLRESKNSKENLDENIYKDYENNNFKTGFPEFQDYLDSLFGYEYTPKDYDEYDNESLDDESINDEFNNYEYPATSPEEPPPVKLHQDIETVIELTPYEALNGASILIELEDETVVEVDTPPFAGDGWRLRLENIARGGKDHYLQLKVQTESGLRIDGLRVLYKLELFPHDALLGCAVEVPTLDGYVTLQVPPKSSTGRMLRLKGRGLTFEDNVGDQYVEILVVIPADINDEEIALYTRLQELSLSDS from the coding sequence ATGGTAATTCTAGGGATGATGATCCATGGGACAATGACTATTTCCTCTAAAAAAGACTATTTGTCGATTTTGGGTTTATCCCATGATTTCGATGATAAAGAACTTAAAAAGGCCTTTCGAAGAGAAGCAAGAAAATGGCATCCAGATTTAAATAAAAATGATCTAAATGCAGAAGAAAGATTTAAATTAATTAACGAAGCTTACGAATACTTACGCGAATCCAAAAATAGTAAAGAAAATTTGGATGAAAATATTTATAAAGATTACGAAAATAATAATTTCAAGACAGGATTCCCTGAATTTCAAGATTATCTTGATTCATTATTTGGATATGAATACACCCCTAAAGATTATGACGAATATGATAATGAATCATTAGACGATGAATCCATAAATGATGAATTCAATAATTATGAATATCCTGCAACCTCCCCAGAAGAGCCACCTCCAGTTAAACTCCACCAAGATATTGAAACAGTTATTGAATTAACACCTTATGAGGCCTTAAATGGAGCTTCCATTTTAATAGAACTTGAGGATGAAACCGTAGTAGAAGTTGATACCCCTCCTTTTGCTGGAGATGGATGGAGATTAAGACTTGAAAATATTGCAAGAGGAGGTAAAGATCACTATCTACAATTAAAAGTTCAAACGGAAAGTGGTCTAAGAATTGATGGTTTAAGAGTTCTTTATAAATTAGAGTTGTTTCCTCATGATGCTCTTCTTGGTTGTGCAGTAGAGGTTCCTACCCTTGATGGATATGTCACACTTCAAGTGCCACCAAAATCATCTACGGGAAGAATGTTACGTTTGAAAGGTAGGGGTTTAACATTCGAAGATAATGTAGGTGATCAATATGTTGAAATCTTGGTAGTAATACCTGCTGATATTAATGATGAAGAAATTGCTTTATATACAAGATTACAAGAATTATCACTTTCTGATTCTTAA
- a CDS encoding DUF3110 domain-containing protein, whose amino-acid sequence MNIFVLLYNSGTDKEGIHSIELKGRTIVLMFEDKDDAIRYCGLLEAQDFPSPTVEMINIDEIKDFCVRLDYECKLVEKNFVPKTVEDRLLISPPQKNLEVQNWEEDKNSNKDNIDINTIKENLEKLL is encoded by the coding sequence ATGAACATATTTGTTCTTTTATATAATTCAGGAACAGATAAGGAAGGAATTCATTCAATCGAACTTAAAGGAAGGACTATAGTTCTTATGTTTGAAGATAAGGATGATGCTATAAGATATTGTGGTCTTCTAGAGGCCCAGGATTTTCCTTCGCCAACTGTTGAGATGATCAACATTGATGAAATAAAAGATTTCTGCGTTAGATTAGATTATGAATGCAAATTAGTAGAAAAAAATTTTGTACCTAAAACCGTAGAAGATAGGTTATTAATTTCACCACCCCAGAAAAACCTAGAAGTTCAAAATTGGGAGGAAGACAAAAATAGTAATAAAGATAACATAGATATAAATACCATTAAGGAAAACCTTGAAAAGTTGCTTTAG